A section of the Pseudomonas prosekii genome encodes:
- a CDS encoding glutathione S-transferase family protein, with translation MGLLVEGQWHDQWYESSKDGAFQREQAQRRNWLTADGQPGPTGVGGFAAEAGRYHLYVSLACPWAHRTLILRKLKGLEGLIDVSVVSWLMLENGWTFDQHLGSTGDKLDHFDFMHQRYTADTANYTGRVTVPVLWDKQQNRIVNNESAEIIRMFNSAFDDLTGNDLDFYPAPLRSEIDALNEQIYPAVNNGVYRAGFATSQNAYEEAFDEVFAELDRLELLLGENRYLVGEYLTEADIRLFTTLIRFDAVYHGHFKCNLRRIADYPNLSNWLRELYQWPGIAETVDFQHIKHHYYGSHKTINPTGVVPKGPEQDFTASHDRARLSGKGVWRKA, from the coding sequence ATGGGTTTATTAGTTGAAGGCCAGTGGCACGACCAGTGGTACGAAAGTAGCAAGGACGGCGCATTCCAGCGCGAACAGGCGCAGCGGCGCAATTGGCTGACCGCTGACGGTCAACCGGGCCCGACCGGTGTCGGCGGTTTCGCGGCCGAAGCCGGGCGCTATCACCTCTATGTTTCCCTCGCCTGCCCGTGGGCGCACCGCACGTTGATCCTGCGCAAACTCAAAGGCCTCGAAGGCCTGATCGATGTGTCGGTGGTCAGTTGGTTGATGCTGGAAAACGGCTGGACCTTCGACCAGCACCTCGGTTCGACCGGCGACAAACTCGATCACTTCGACTTCATGCACCAACGCTACACCGCCGATACCGCTAACTATACCGGGCGCGTGACAGTGCCGGTGCTGTGGGACAAGCAGCAAAATCGCATCGTCAACAATGAATCGGCGGAAATCATCCGCATGTTCAACAGCGCGTTTGATGATTTGACTGGCAATGATCTGGACTTCTATCCGGCGCCGCTGCGCAGTGAGATTGACGCGCTGAATGAGCAGATTTATCCGGCGGTGAATAACGGCGTGTACCGCGCCGGGTTTGCTACTTCGCAGAACGCTTATGAAGAAGCGTTTGATGAGGTGTTTGCCGAGCTGGACCGTCTGGAGTTATTGCTGGGCGAGAACCGCTATCTGGTCGGCGAATACCTGACTGAAGCGGACATTCGCTTGTTCACCACGTTGATCCGTTTTGACGCGGTGTATCACGGGCACTTCAAGTGCAACCTGCGGCGGATCGCCGATTATCCGAATCTGTCGAACTGGCTGCGCGAGTTGTATCAGTGGCCGGGGATCGCTGAAACCGTGGATTTCCAGCACATCAAGCATCACTACTACGGCAGCCACAAGACCATCAATCCGACGGGCGTTGTGCCGAAAGGGCCGGAGCAGGATTTCACCGCCAGCCATGATCGGGCGCGGTTGAGCGGGAAAGGGGTTTGGCGCAAGGCCTGA
- a CDS encoding glycosyl transferase family protein produces MTDYPALTLETPAEHPFAQFVRILGKGKRGARDLRREEARQAMGFVLDDQVEDTQLGAFLMLLRHKEESAEEMAGFTEALRERLQAPALHVDLDWPTYAGKKRHLPWYLLAAKCLAQNGVRIFMHGGGAHTAGRLYSEQLLDTLNIPLCRNWQQVGDALDNGGLAFMPLVDWAPQLQRMIDLRNTLGLRSPIHSLARILNPLGARCGLQSIFHPGYQAVHRDASGLLGDTAIVVKGDGGEIEINPDADSHLYGTTGGVSWDEEWPQLSAQRHVKPASLDPEHLKAVWRGDVIDSYPQMALIATMALALRGLGQTREQAFATAEQYWAARNRSI; encoded by the coding sequence ATGACCGATTACCCCGCACTGACCCTCGAAACGCCGGCTGAACATCCGTTCGCCCAATTTGTGCGAATCCTTGGCAAAGGCAAACGCGGCGCCCGCGACTTGAGGCGCGAAGAAGCCCGGCAAGCCATGGGTTTCGTGCTCGATGATCAGGTCGAAGACACCCAGCTCGGCGCGTTCCTGATGCTGTTGCGGCACAAGGAAGAAAGCGCCGAGGAGATGGCCGGTTTCACCGAGGCCCTGCGCGAACGCCTGCAAGCGCCGGCGCTGCATGTCGATCTGGATTGGCCGACGTACGCCGGGAAGAAGCGCCACTTGCCGTGGTATCTGCTCGCGGCCAAATGCCTGGCGCAGAACGGCGTGCGGATTTTCATGCACGGCGGCGGCGCGCACACGGCGGGTCGGCTGTACAGCGAGCAACTGCTGGACACGTTGAACATCCCGTTGTGTCGCAATTGGCAACAGGTGGGCGATGCGCTCGATAATGGCGGCTTGGCGTTCATGCCGCTGGTCGATTGGGCGCCGCAATTGCAGCGCATGATCGACCTGCGCAACACCTTGGGCCTGCGTTCGCCGATTCATTCGCTGGCGCGGATTCTCAATCCGCTGGGCGCTCGCTGCGGTCTGCAAAGCATCTTCCATCCGGGCTACCAGGCCGTGCATCGCGATGCCAGCGGTCTGCTGGGCGACACGGCAATTGTGGTCAAGGGCGATGGCGGCGAAATCGAGATCAACCCGGACGCCGACAGCCATTTGTACGGCACTACCGGTGGTGTCAGTTGGGATGAGGAATGGCCGCAATTATCGGCGCAGCGCCACGTCAAACCGGCATCGCTCGATCCCGAGCATTTGAAAGCCGTGTGGCGCGGCGACGTGATCGACAGCTACCCGCAAATGGCCCTGATTGCGACCATGGCCCTGGCCTTGCGCGGCCTCGGCCAGACGCGCGAGCAAGCGTTCGCCACCGCCGAACAATACTGGGCGGCGCGAAACAGATCGATTTAA
- a CDS encoding hemerythrin domain-containing protein, which produces MNIFEALRESHDRQRGYADALIKTSGDTPERAEAYKQLKAELQAHETAEERHFYIPLMAFDNGVDLSRHAISEHHEMDEMMETLDETEMSSPAWLATAKKLSEKVHHHLKEEEQKFFQMAGKLLDDKQKETLASQYEKEYQAQLS; this is translated from the coding sequence ATGAACATTTTCGAAGCTTTGCGCGAGAGCCACGACCGCCAGCGCGGTTACGCCGATGCACTGATCAAGACCAGCGGCGACACCCCGGAGCGGGCCGAAGCCTATAAACAGCTGAAAGCCGAACTGCAGGCCCACGAAACCGCCGAAGAACGGCATTTCTACATCCCGTTGATGGCCTTCGATAACGGCGTCGACCTGAGCCGTCATGCCATTTCCGAACACCATGAAATGGACGAGATGATGGAAACCCTCGACGAGACCGAGATGTCCAGCCCGGCGTGGCTGGCAACTGCCAAGAAGCTCTCGGAGAAGGTCCATCACCACTTGAAGGAAGAAGAACAGAAGTTCTTCCAGATGGCCGGCAAACTGCTCGACGACAAGCAGAAAGAAACCCTCGCCAGCCAATATGAAAAGGAATACCAAGCGCAGCTGTCCTGA
- a CDS encoding NUDIX domain-containing protein, whose translation MVNTAERVNLIETQVLSHDWYLLKKITFDYQRNNGDWQRQTREVYDRGNGVAILLFNREKKTVVLTRQFRLPVFVNGHDGLLIEVAAGLLDGAAPEERIRAEAEEETGYRVHHVQKIFEAYMSPGSVTEKLHFFIAEYDAAAKVSDGGGLEEETEELEVLEWTFDEALEAFYRGEICDAKTIMLLQYAAMKNIFTVA comes from the coding sequence ATGGTGAACACAGCCGAGCGGGTCAACCTCATCGAAACCCAGGTGTTGTCCCACGACTGGTACTTGCTGAAGAAAATCACTTTCGACTACCAGCGCAACAACGGCGACTGGCAGCGTCAGACCCGCGAGGTCTACGACCGGGGCAACGGCGTGGCGATTCTGCTGTTCAACCGCGAGAAAAAAACCGTGGTGCTGACGCGGCAGTTCAGGTTGCCGGTGTTCGTTAACGGTCATGACGGTCTGCTGATTGAAGTGGCAGCCGGTTTGCTCGACGGCGCAGCGCCAGAAGAGCGTATTCGCGCCGAAGCGGAAGAAGAAACCGGCTACCGCGTGCACCATGTGCAGAAAATTTTCGAGGCCTACATGAGCCCGGGATCGGTGACGGAAAAGCTGCACTTCTTCATCGCCGAATATGACGCTGCGGCCAAAGTCAGCGACGGCGGCGGTCTGGAGGAAGAGACCGAAGAACTGGAAGTGCTGGAATGGACATTCGACGAAGCACTCGAAGCGTTCTATCGCGGCGAAATCTGCGACGCGAAAACCATCATGCTGCTGCAATACGCGGCGATGAAAAACATCTTCACCGTTGCTTGA
- the crcB gene encoding fluoride efflux transporter CrcB yields the protein MIRTILAVSVAGIAGTLLRFAASTWVSANWPKHFYLATLAVNLVGCLIIGVLYGLFLTRPEVPIEIRAGLIVGFVGGLTTFSSFSLDTLRLLESGQAPIAFGYLAISVFGGLLATWAGLSLTKL from the coding sequence GTGATTCGAACAATTCTTGCGGTGTCGGTGGCCGGTATCGCTGGTACATTACTGCGTTTCGCCGCCAGCACTTGGGTCAGCGCAAACTGGCCAAAGCATTTTTACCTGGCAACGCTGGCCGTCAATCTTGTGGGCTGCCTGATCATCGGCGTGCTGTACGGCTTGTTTCTGACACGCCCGGAAGTCCCGATCGAAATTCGCGCCGGCCTGATCGTCGGTTTTGTAGGCGGTCTGACGACCTTTTCATCCTTTTCACTGGATACGCTGCGCCTGCTGGAAAGCGGGCAGGCACCGATAGCCTTCGGTTATCTGGCCATCAGCGTGTTCGGCGGGCTGCTCGCCACCTGGGCTGGCCTGTCCTTGACCAAACTTTGA
- a CDS encoding YoaK family protein encodes MLPSASTHRASPGHLHRQKWRGRIGMSLVAALSVLAGMTDAIGFMASGDFVSFMSGNTTRLAVAISEGDLGLTTRLLILVTTFILGNALGIVVSRLGGRRALPLLLCIATLLCGAAAWPSEQQLPALLAAIIAMGMLNAAVEEVNGLPVGLTYVTGALSRFGRGLGRWMLGERRNGWRVQLIPWTGMFAGAVIGALLEQQMGLKALFVSGLLAGVIGLVSLKIPRRWQLGYMPR; translated from the coding sequence ATGCTGCCATCCGCTTCCACCCACCGCGCCAGCCCCGGCCATCTGCACCGGCAAAAATGGCGCGGGCGCATTGGCATGTCGCTGGTGGCGGCGCTCTCGGTGCTCGCCGGCATGACCGACGCCATCGGTTTCATGGCCAGCGGCGATTTCGTCTCCTTCATGAGCGGCAACACCACGCGCCTCGCCGTGGCGATCAGCGAGGGCGACCTCGGTCTGACCACGCGCCTGCTGATTCTGGTGACCACGTTTATCCTCGGCAATGCGCTGGGCATCGTCGTCAGCCGCCTCGGCGGGCGACGGGCGCTGCCATTGCTGTTGTGCATCGCCACGTTGCTCTGCGGCGCGGCGGCGTGGCCATCCGAGCAACAATTGCCGGCGCTGCTGGCGGCGATTATCGCCATGGGCATGCTCAATGCGGCGGTGGAAGAGGTGAATGGGCTGCCAGTGGGCCTGACGTATGTCACCGGCGCGCTGTCGCGATTTGGTCGTGGATTGGGCCGCTGGATGCTCGGCGAGCGGCGTAATGGCTGGCGGGTGCAGTTGATTCCCTGGACCGGCATGTTTGCCGGCGCGGTGATTGGCGCGCTGCTGGAACAGCAAATGGGCCTGAAAGCATTGTTTGTCAGCGGGCTGCTGGCCGGGGTGATCGGGCTGGTGTCGCTGAAGATTCCGCGGCGTTGGCAGTTGGGGTATATGCCGCGCTGA
- a CDS encoding DUF6388 family protein, whose protein sequence is MAATEQQHEQALNKFLDERPELRHELDNLNPLLAQAKGETAAQYRDERLHEAFEAEAERQGLFAWELTLQLTSATPEDYQAQRMEVHREVAEMAGMDWLEYCDLYRLTP, encoded by the coding sequence ATGGCAGCCACCGAACAGCAACACGAACAGGCACTGAACAAGTTTCTCGATGAGCGCCCCGAATTGCGCCACGAACTCGACAACCTTAATCCGTTGTTGGCGCAGGCCAAGGGCGAAACGGCGGCGCAGTACCGCGACGAACGTTTGCATGAAGCCTTTGAGGCCGAAGCGGAGCGCCAAGGCTTGTTCGCCTGGGAACTGACGTTGCAACTGACCTCCGCCACGCCTGAGGACTATCAGGCGCAGCGCATGGAAGTGCACCGGGAAGTGGCGGAAATGGCCGGCATGGACTGGCTGGAATATTGCGACTTGTACCGCCTGACCCCGTAA
- the tusC gene encoding sulfurtransferase complex subunit TusC, translating to MPKSLLVISRQAPWSGPSAREALDIVLAGGAFDLPIGLLFLDDGVFQLAAQQDAKALQQKDLSANLQALPMFGVEDLFACADSATERGLDPNGLALQEVQVLSAEQITALIDRYDQVITL from the coding sequence ATGCCCAAATCCTTGTTAGTCATCAGCCGTCAGGCGCCGTGGTCCGGCCCGAGTGCCCGCGAAGCGCTGGACATCGTGCTGGCCGGCGGCGCGTTCGACCTGCCGATCGGCCTGCTGTTTCTGGATGACGGGGTGTTTCAGCTCGCCGCGCAACAGGACGCCAAGGCCCTGCAACAAAAAGACCTCAGCGCCAATCTGCAAGCCTTGCCGATGTTTGGCGTCGAAGACCTGTTCGCCTGCGCCGACAGCGCCACCGAACGCGGTCTGGACCCGAACGGCTTGGCGCTGCAGGAAGTTCAAGTGCTGAGCGCTGAACAAATCACCGCCCTTATCGACCGTTACGACCAGGTGATCACCCTCTGA
- the cysG gene encoding siroheme synthase CysG: MDYLPLFHNLRGSRVLVVGGGEIALRKSRLLAEAGALLRVIAPEIEPQLRELVTGSGGECLLRGYVESDLDGCGLIIAATDDEPLNAQVSADAHRRCVPVNVVDAPALCSVIFPAIVDRSPLIVAISSGGDAPVLARLIRAKIETWIPSTYGQLAGLAARFRSQVKGLLPDVQQRRAFWEDVFQGPIADRQLAGQGGEAERLLLAKIAGEPPKKTGEVYLVGAGPGDPDLLTFRALRLMQQADVVLYDRLVAPAILDLCRRDAERVYVGKRRAEHAVPQDQINQQLVDLAKAGKRVVRLKGGDPFIFGRGGEEIEELAAHGIPFQVVPGITAASGCAAYAGIPLTHRDHAQSVRFVTGHLKDGSTDLPWADLVSPAQTLVFYMGLVGLPIICEQLIKHGRGADTPAALIQQGTTVNQRVFTGTLADLPQMVADHEVHAPTLVIVGEVVQLREKLAWFEGAQAQV, from the coding sequence ATGGACTATCTGCCGCTGTTTCACAACCTGCGCGGCAGTCGTGTGTTGGTCGTCGGCGGCGGGGAAATTGCCTTGCGCAAATCCCGCCTGCTGGCCGAAGCCGGTGCGCTGCTGCGGGTGATCGCGCCTGAAATCGAACCGCAATTGCGCGAACTGGTCACCGGCAGCGGCGGCGAGTGCCTGTTGCGCGGCTACGTTGAAAGCGATCTCGACGGTTGCGGGCTGATCATTGCCGCCACCGACGACGAGCCGCTGAACGCGCAAGTCTCCGCCGACGCTCATCGGCGTTGCGTGCCGGTCAATGTGGTCGATGCGCCAGCCTTGTGCAGCGTGATTTTCCCGGCGATTGTCGACCGCTCGCCGCTGATCGTCGCAATCTCCAGCGGCGGCGATGCGCCAGTGCTGGCTCGGCTGATCCGCGCCAAAATCGAAACCTGGATTCCTTCCACTTACGGGCAACTCGCCGGTCTGGCTGCGCGGTTTCGCAGCCAGGTCAAAGGTCTGCTGCCGGATGTGCAGCAGCGCCGGGCGTTTTGGGAAGACGTATTTCAGGGCCCGATTGCCGACCGGCAACTGGCCGGGCAGGGCGGCGAAGCCGAACGTTTGCTGCTGGCGAAAATTGCCGGCGAGCCGCCGAAGAAAACCGGTGAGGTGTATTTGGTCGGTGCCGGCCCGGGCGATCCGGACCTGCTGACGTTCCGTGCCTTGCGCCTGATGCAGCAAGCCGATGTGGTGCTGTACGACCGCTTGGTGGCGCCGGCGATTCTCGATTTGTGCCGTCGCGATGCGGAACGCGTTTACGTCGGCAAGCGTCGTGCCGAACACGCCGTGCCGCAGGATCAGATCAACCAGCAACTGGTCGATCTGGCCAAGGCTGGCAAACGTGTGGTGCGCTTGAAGGGCGGCGATCCTTTCATCTTCGGCCGTGGCGGCGAAGAAATCGAAGAACTGGCGGCGCACGGCATTCCATTTCAAGTGGTGCCGGGTATTACCGCAGCGAGTGGTTGCGCGGCGTATGCGGGGATTCCGCTGACGCATCGCGATCACGCGCAGTCGGTACGTTTTGTCACCGGGCATTTGAAGGACGGTTCGACCGACTTGCCGTGGGCCGATCTGGTTTCACCGGCGCAAACCCTAGTGTTTTACATGGGGTTGGTCGGGTTGCCGATCATCTGCGAGCAGTTGATCAAGCACGGTCGCGGCGCGGATACACCGGCGGCGTTGATTCAGCAGGGCACCACGGTTAATCAACGGGTGTTCACCGGCACCTTGGCCGATCTGCCACAAATGGTCGCGGACCACGAAGTGCATGCGCCGACGCTGGTGATCGTTGGGGAAGTGGTGCAACTGCGCGAGAAACTGGCGTGGTTCGAAGGCGCGCAAGCGCAAGTCTGA
- a CDS encoding GNAT family N-acetyltransferase, with amino-acid sequence MTLRIEQSQHPTDAEREAILAPLRAYNAAQAGPGNPQPIALLVRDEHEQILGGLYGRVFYQWLFIELLSVPEQARGQGLGSKLMQMAEELARDKECVGIWLDTFDFQAPDFYRKHGYSEIGQIADYPPGHKRHFFQKRLINAL; translated from the coding sequence ATGACATTGCGTATCGAGCAGTCGCAACACCCCACGGATGCAGAGCGCGAGGCCATCCTCGCCCCTTTGCGCGCCTACAACGCCGCGCAGGCCGGGCCGGGTAACCCGCAACCGATTGCTCTGTTGGTGCGCGACGAGCACGAGCAGATTCTCGGCGGTTTGTATGGCCGGGTGTTTTATCAGTGGCTGTTTATCGAGTTGCTGTCCGTGCCGGAGCAGGCGCGCGGCCAGGGCTTGGGCTCGAAGCTGATGCAAATGGCCGAGGAGTTGGCGCGGGACAAGGAGTGCGTGGGGATCTGGCTGGATACGTTCGACTTTCAGGCGCCGGACTTTTACCGCAAGCATGGCTACAGCGAGATCGGCCAGATTGCCGATTACCCGCCGGGGCACAAGCGCCACTTCTTTCAGAAACGCTTGATTAACGCTCTCTGA
- a CDS encoding methylated-DNA--[protein]-cysteine S-methyltransferase gives MSYTFTTMASPVGELKLVANGSRLAAILWENDKPNRVRLGAMIESADAPILLLAVAQLEEYFAGRRRRFELDLDFTGTEFQKRVWQALLTIPFGETRSYSDIARQIGSPSAVRAVGAANGKNPISIVAPCHRVIGMSGKLTGFAGGLAAKERLLRLEGCDWAGAGRTGELF, from the coding sequence ATGAGCTACACCTTCACCACCATGGCCTCGCCGGTCGGCGAGTTGAAGCTGGTCGCGAACGGTTCGAGACTGGCGGCCATCCTCTGGGAAAACGACAAACCGAATCGTGTGCGGCTGGGGGCGATGATCGAGTCGGCGGACGCGCCGATCCTGCTGTTGGCGGTTGCACAACTGGAGGAATATTTTGCTGGTCGTCGGCGCCGATTCGAGCTGGATCTGGATTTCACCGGGACCGAGTTTCAGAAACGTGTCTGGCAGGCGCTGTTGACCATTCCGTTTGGCGAAACGCGCAGTTACAGCGATATCGCCCGGCAGATCGGCAGTCCCAGCGCGGTGCGGGCGGTGGGTGCGGCGAATGGCAAGAATCCGATTTCGATCGTCGCGCCGTGTCATCGGGTGATCGGCATGTCGGGTAAGTTGACCGGGTTTGCCGGAGGGCTGGCGGCGAAGGAGCGGTTGTTGCGGCTGGAAGGCTGCGACTGGGCGGGGGCTGGCCGGACGGGTGAGTTGTTTTGA
- a CDS encoding TusE/DsrC/DsvC family sulfur relay protein: MKSLTVGARAIELDKDGFLVELSDWSADVASALAAAEDIELSPEHWEILELLRSFYAEFQLSPATRPLIKYTALKLGTEKGNSLHLNRLFKGTPAKLAAKLAGLPKPTNCL; this comes from the coding sequence ATGAAATCCCTGACCGTCGGCGCGCGCGCCATCGAACTCGACAAGGACGGCTTCCTCGTGGAACTCAGCGACTGGTCGGCCGACGTCGCCAGCGCTCTGGCCGCCGCCGAAGACATCGAGTTGAGCCCGGAACACTGGGAAATCCTCGAATTGCTGCGCAGTTTCTACGCCGAATTCCAGCTGTCGCCGGCCACCCGCCCGCTGATCAAATACACCGCGTTGAAGCTCGGCACGGAAAAAGGCAACAGCCTGCACCTCAATCGACTGTTCAAAGGCACCCCTGCCAAACTCGCCGCGAAACTGGCGGGCCTGCCCAAACCGACGAATTGCTTATGA
- the tusD gene encoding sulfurtransferase complex subunit TusD: MKFAIALFSAAHAPSSRRALLFAQAALAGGHEIVRLFFYQDGVYNAAASVVTPQDEQDLPKQWRAFVTEHQLDGVVCIAAALRRGVLNAEEAKRYQREAVAVDAPWELSGLGQLHDAVQDADRLICFGGA, translated from the coding sequence ATGAAGTTCGCCATCGCGCTGTTTTCCGCCGCCCATGCGCCCTCCTCGCGCCGAGCCCTGCTGTTCGCCCAGGCTGCGCTGGCCGGCGGGCATGAGATTGTCCGGCTGTTTTTCTATCAGGATGGCGTCTACAACGCCGCCGCCAGCGTGGTCACGCCGCAGGACGAACAAGACCTGCCCAAACAATGGCGCGCCTTCGTCACCGAACATCAACTTGACGGTGTCGTGTGCATCGCCGCCGCCCTGCGCCGTGGCGTTCTGAACGCAGAAGAAGCCAAGCGCTATCAGCGCGAAGCCGTGGCTGTCGACGCGCCGTGGGAATTGTCCGGCCTCGGCCAGTTGCATGACGCGGTGCAGGATGCCGACCGTTTGATCTGTTTCGGAGGCGCGTGA
- a CDS encoding lytic polysaccharide monooxygenase auxiliary activity family 9 protein yields MNQPQIQPQAELRHGRVTSPSSRGAVAMELGLLEGWQVNEMEGGKNFPALTAGPFPAPYQTDSDSVAPPADGHILSGGKVDQRDCVNFTNEELSERLGRPFAWPLLNVTPGQNFKVTWKYTAPHVTRGYSWFITKDGWDPQQRISRAQLEPKAFFDDFYTQVPYYSHSAEMVAKVNHEVKLPSNKKGPHVIVLMWIVANTGNAFYQAFDVDFK; encoded by the coding sequence ATGAACCAACCACAGATTCAACCGCAAGCCGAACTGCGTCACGGTCGTGTGACATCCCCGTCCAGCCGTGGCGCAGTTGCCATGGAACTGGGCCTGTTGGAGGGCTGGCAAGTCAACGAAATGGAGGGTGGCAAAAACTTCCCTGCGCTGACTGCTGGCCCGTTCCCGGCGCCGTATCAAACCGACAGCGACAGCGTCGCTCCCCCCGCCGACGGCCACATTCTCAGTGGCGGTAAAGTCGATCAGCGTGATTGCGTCAATTTCACCAATGAAGAACTGAGCGAAAGACTCGGTCGTCCGTTCGCCTGGCCGTTGCTCAACGTCACCCCGGGCCAGAACTTCAAAGTCACCTGGAAATACACCGCGCCGCACGTCACCCGTGGTTACAGCTGGTTTATCACCAAGGATGGCTGGGACCCGCAACAGCGCATCAGCCGTGCGCAACTGGAACCGAAAGCGTTCTTCGACGACTTCTACACCCAGGTCCCGTACTACAGCCATTCGGCGGAGATGGTGGCCAAGGTCAATCACGAGGTGAAGTTGCCGAGCAACAAAAAAGGCCCTCACGTAATCGTGCTGATGTGGATCGTCGCCAACACTGGCAACGCCTTCTATCAAGCGTTTGACGTCGATTTCAAGTAA
- the tusB gene encoding sulfurtransferase complex subunit TusB gives MSTLHVLSHSPFGDDRLNSCLRVIGANDALLLCGDAAYALQPGTAPFQTLSSRGVKLLVLAEDAQARALPVPDWAQALDYPAFVELSIAYDKVNSWL, from the coding sequence ATGTCGACTTTGCATGTGTTGTCTCATTCACCGTTTGGCGACGATCGCCTCAACAGTTGCCTGCGCGTGATCGGCGCCAATGATGCCTTGCTGCTCTGCGGCGACGCGGCATATGCGTTGCAACCCGGCACCGCGCCGTTCCAGACCCTGAGCAGCCGTGGCGTGAAGCTTTTGGTACTCGCCGAAGACGCTCAGGCCCGCGCACTGCCAGTGCCGGATTGGGCGCAAGCGCTCGACTATCCGGCCTTCGTCGAACTGTCGATTGCCTACGACAAGGTCAACAGTTGGCTATGA
- the serS gene encoding serine--tRNA ligase, which translates to MLDSKLLRSNLQDVADRLASRGFVLDVARIEALEEQRKTVQTRTEALQAERNARSKSIGQAKQRGEDIAPLMADVERMANELSAGKVELDQIQTDLDSILYGIPNLPHESVPVGADEDGNVEVRRWGTPTAFDFPVQDHVALGEKFGWLDFETAAKLSGARFALLRGPIARLHRALAQFMINLHTTEHGYEEAYTPYLVQAPALVGTSQLPKFEEDLFKITREGEADLYLIPTAEVSLTNIVSGEILDSKLLPIKFVAHTPCFRSEAGASGRDTRGMIRQHQFDKVEMVQIVEPSTSMEALEGLTANAEKVLQLLELPYRTLALCTGDMGFSAVKTYDLEVWIPSQDKYREISSCSNCGDFQARRMQARFRNPETGKPELVHTLNGSGLAVGRTLVAVLENYQQADGSIRVPQVLKPYMGGLEVIG; encoded by the coding sequence ATGCTCGATTCCAAACTGTTACGTAGCAACCTTCAGGACGTAGCGGACCGCCTGGCATCCCGTGGCTTTGTACTGGATGTTGCGCGCATCGAAGCGCTGGAAGAACAGCGCAAGACCGTCCAGACCCGCACCGAAGCACTGCAGGCTGAACGTAATGCGCGCTCCAAATCCATCGGTCAGGCCAAGCAGCGCGGCGAAGACATCGCACCGTTGATGGCTGACGTCGAGCGCATGGCGAACGAATTGAGTGCCGGCAAAGTTGAACTGGACCAGATCCAGACCGACCTCGACTCGATCCTCTACGGCATTCCGAACCTGCCGCACGAATCCGTGCCGGTCGGCGCCGATGAAGACGGCAACGTCGAAGTGCGCCGCTGGGGCACGCCGACCGCGTTCGATTTCCCGGTTCAGGACCACGTCGCGCTCGGTGAGAAATTCGGCTGGCTCGACTTCGAAACTGCCGCCAAGCTGTCCGGCGCCCGTTTCGCCCTGCTGCGTGGCCCGATCGCGCGCCTGCACCGCGCCCTCGCGCAATTCATGATCAACCTGCACACCACCGAACATGGCTATGAAGAGGCGTACACGCCTTATCTGGTCCAGGCACCGGCGCTGGTCGGCACCAGCCAATTGCCGAAGTTCGAAGAAGACCTGTTCAAGATCACCCGCGAAGGCGAGGCCGATCTGTATCTGATCCCGACCGCCGAAGTGTCGCTGACCAACATCGTTTCCGGGGAAATCCTCGACTCGAAACTGCTGCCGATCAAATTCGTCGCACACACGCCGTGCTTCCGCAGTGAAGCCGGTGCCTCGGGCCGTGACACTCGCGGGATGATCCGCCAGCACCAGTTCGACAAGGTTGAAATGGTCCAGATCGTCGAGCCGTCGACGTCGATGGAAGCGCTGGAAGGCCTGACCGCCAACGCCGAGAAAGTCCTGCAATTGCTCGAGCTGCCGTATCGCACCCTGGCGCTGTGCACCGGCGACATGGGCTTCAGCGCGGTCAAGACTTACGACCTCGAAGTGTGGATTCCGAGCCAGGACAAGTACCGCGAGATTTCCTCGTGCTCCAACTGCGGCGACTTCCAGGCCCGGCGCATGCAAGCGCGTTTCCGTAACCCGGAAACCGGCAAGCCTGAGCTGGTGCACACCCTCAACGGTTCCGGCCTGGCGGTCGGTCGCACCTTGGTTGCGGTATTGGAAAACTACCAGCAGGCCGACGGTTCGATCCGCGTGCCGCAAGTGCTGAAACCGTACATGGGTGGCCTCGAGGTCATCGGCTAA